Proteins encoded by one window of Enterobacter pseudoroggenkampii:
- the exoX gene encoding exodeoxyribonuclease X, producing the protein MLRVIDTETCDLQGGIVEVASVDVVDGKIVNPMSHLVRPDRPISPQAMAIHRITESMVADKPWIEEIIPHYYGSPWYVAHNASFDRRVLPEMPGEWICTMKLARRLWPGIKYSNMALYKSRKLSVRTPEGLHHHRALYDCYITAALLIDIMNISGWTPDDMATITGRPALLTTFTFGKYRGKPVSEVADKDPGYLRWLYNNLDRMSPELRLTLKHYLGDA; encoded by the coding sequence ATGCTGCGCGTCATCGATACCGAAACTTGCGATCTTCAGGGCGGAATTGTGGAAGTGGCCTCTGTCGACGTGGTTGATGGTAAAATCGTCAACCCTATGAGCCATCTGGTGCGTCCCGATCGACCCATCAGCCCTCAGGCAATGGCTATCCATCGCATTACCGAATCGATGGTGGCGGATAAGCCGTGGATCGAAGAGATCATCCCGCACTACTACGGTAGCCCGTGGTACGTCGCGCATAACGCCAGTTTTGACCGCCGGGTGTTACCTGAAATGCCGGGGGAATGGATTTGTACCATGAAGCTGGCGCGTCGCCTCTGGCCGGGAATTAAATACAGCAACATGGCGCTGTACAAGTCCCGCAAGCTCAGCGTCCGTACGCCTGAGGGGCTTCACCATCACCGGGCCCTGTATGACTGCTATATCACCGCCGCGTTACTGATAGATATTATGAATATCTCTGGCTGGACGCCGGATGATATGGCGACCATCACCGGCCGTCCTGCACTTCTGACTACATTTACCTTTGGGAAATATCGCGGGAAGCCGGTGTCCGAGGTAGCGGATAAAGACCCGGGCTATTTGCGCTGGCTCTATAACAACCTCGACAGAATGAGCCCGGAACTGCGCTTAACGCTGAAACATTATCTGGGCGACGCTTAA
- the yobA gene encoding CopC domain-containing protein YobA — MGFSASRAVCALVFLTSTMMTSSALAHAHLKQPIPAADSVVSAPQALTLHFSEGIEPGFSGVVVTDAQKQVIKTGAATRDEKNKAQLTVPLEQPLTSGTYQVDWHVVSVDGHKTKGSYHFSVK, encoded by the coding sequence ATGGGTTTCTCCGCTTCCCGCGCGGTATGCGCACTGGTTTTTCTGACCTCTACAATGATGACCTCCTCCGCGCTGGCGCATGCGCATCTTAAGCAGCCGATCCCGGCAGCGGACAGCGTGGTGAGCGCTCCGCAGGCACTTACGCTGCATTTTTCAGAAGGCATCGAACCGGGATTTAGCGGTGTGGTGGTGACGGACGCGCAAAAGCAGGTCATCAAAACGGGTGCCGCTACGCGAGACGAAAAGAACAAGGCGCAACTCACCGTTCCGCTGGAACAACCGCTGACGTCAGGGACGTACCAGGTAGACTGGCATGTCGTCTCTGTAGACGGTCATAAAACCAAAGGCAGCTATCACTTTAGCGTGAAATAG
- a CDS encoding DNA polymerase III subunit theta, which produces MKINLAALPQDEMDKVNVDLAAAGVAFKERYNMLVVAEVVEREQPAHLRDWFRERLIAHRLASVNLSRLPYEPKVK; this is translated from the coding sequence ATGAAGATCAATCTGGCCGCCCTTCCACAGGACGAGATGGATAAAGTAAATGTCGATCTCGCTGCCGCTGGCGTCGCGTTTAAAGAGCGTTACAACATGCTTGTTGTGGCTGAAGTCGTTGAACGGGAACAGCCCGCCCATCTGCGCGACTGGTTTCGCGAAAGACTCATCGCCCACCGTCTCGCCTCGGTTAACCTCTCCCGTTTACCGTACGAACCTAAAGTTAAATAA
- a CDS encoding carbon-nitrogen hydrolase family protein, giving the protein MSHWNIAAAQYGGQHQSVDDHVTHHLRFIAEAARQRCDLLVFPELSLTGSGAPTLPPPPDDAQLEPLLDAAHFYRITVIAGLPLERNGQRQKGLALFTPARHRILRYPQGSGASLVPGEKQLSIIDAHADSPNLDPRASLFTSSQSVEDHRWRQSISTLQRFAHKYAIAVLMANACGGSALWDEKGQLIVRADRGELLLTGTLGGEGWQGDIIPLG; this is encoded by the coding sequence ATGTCACATTGGAATATAGCGGCAGCTCAGTATGGCGGTCAGCACCAGAGTGTGGATGACCATGTTACGCACCACCTGCGCTTCATCGCCGAAGCAGCACGGCAGCGATGTGATTTGCTGGTCTTCCCTGAACTCTCATTAACGGGCTCAGGCGCACCGACGTTACCTCCCCCACCCGATGACGCGCAGCTGGAACCGCTGCTTGACGCGGCACATTTTTACCGGATTACCGTGATTGCCGGGCTCCCCCTGGAACGGAACGGTCAGCGCCAGAAAGGCCTCGCGCTCTTCACGCCCGCCCGTCACCGCATCCTGCGCTACCCGCAAGGTAGCGGTGCCAGCCTGGTGCCGGGGGAGAAACAGCTCAGCATTATTGATGCGCATGCCGATTCCCCCAATCTCGATCCCAGAGCGTCGCTGTTTACCAGCAGTCAGTCCGTAGAGGATCACCGCTGGCGGCAGTCCATCAGTACCCTGCAGCGCTTCGCGCATAAATATGCCATTGCGGTGCTGATGGCGAACGCCTGCGGCGGCAGTGCGCTGTGGGATGAAAAAGGCCAGCTGATCGTCCGCGCAGATCGAGGCGAGCTGCTGTTGACCGGCACGCTCGGCGGAGAGGGTTGGCAAGGCGATATCATTCCTTTAGGCTAG